CTCGAAGGGAATAACGACGTAGCCGAGGGGCACGGTGCGCTTCGTACTGTCGGTCTTCTGGTCGGTCACAACGGCATAGCCCCAGCCTTTCAGGGCCGCTTCCAGCGCTTGCCCGAAGGGCGAGCTATCCTGCCTCAGCGAGACGGTCGCGGTTCCGGGGCCAATCTGCTCGGCGAGCCTGCTCACCATGTCGCCGGCAATGGCGCTTGCCGCCGGCCCCGAGATCTCGGTAGGCGCGTTGCTGGAGGTCAATCCATCCGTTCCGAGCGACTGGCATCCGGAAAGGAGGAGGGCGAGGGCGCAGGCGGCAGCGAGGCTGCGGAGGGGGTGCAAGGGCGGCGTGCGGGAGGAGAGGCTTCGCATCACCGCCCTCCCCGCCGGATCGTCACCTTCTCCTGTTTCCAGCCGACGCCGGAAACAAGGACCGCACGATCGACGTGATAGTCGACCACCATCATGTCACCCTTCATCCGGTAGTTGACGATGCGGTTCTGTCCTCCCGAGACGACAAAGAGAACCGGCGCGTCCTGGCTGGAGATCGAGCGCGGGAACTGGATGTAGGTCTTTTCCCCGTCACTATAGACCCGTGTCGGCCGCCAGCCGGCATTGCCGGAGACCGAATACGAGAAATTCAACTGCTCGGCCGGGACGCCGGTGCCGGGGATCGTGCTTGCCTCC
Above is a window of Allorhizobium ampelinum S4 DNA encoding:
- the trbH gene encoding conjugal transfer protein TrbH, translating into MRSLSSRTPPLHPLRSLAAACALALLLSGCQSLGTDGLTSSNAPTEISGPAASAIAGDMVSRLAEQIGPGTATVSLRQDSSPFGQALEAALKGWGYAVVTDQKTDSTKRTVPLGYVVIPFEGQVLARLSTNSVELGRAYTVTATGAQPASALSVMQRG